From the genome of Scytonema hofmannii PCC 7110, one region includes:
- a CDS encoding MFS transporter yields MMKKRAAKGMQVFLLIWFGQLVSLIGSSLTSFALGVWVYQRTGLVTQFALIYLFTTLPLVVVSPVAGALADRWNRQRVMFFSDLGAGLSTLAIALLLFADQLEVWHIYLATAVSSVCRAFQWPAYTAMSTLLVPKQHLHRISGLSQMAQSVSELISPVVAGVLVVTIQLQGVVLVDFATFLFALMTLLSVRLPNPEINAANSGKKTLLLSEIAYGWNYIIARPGLLGLQIFLAAINFFQGAVEVLAAPLVMSLVSTAVLGIVVSIISSGMVIGSLVMSIWGGPQRRINSIFGFTLLNGLSIMVTGLKPSALLVTVAIFLVCLGVPIIYGSSQVIMQQKVALDVQGRVFALSKMIAGTTLPLAYLVAGPLADKVFEPLMTINGPLASSIGQIIGVGKGRGIALLFIVLGVLTMLATVAAYQYPRLRWVEDELPDAIAKPVAEQSTADKVHIRTD; encoded by the coding sequence GCGCTGCCAAAGGAATGCAAGTCTTTCTTCTCATCTGGTTTGGACAACTAGTCTCCCTGATCGGCTCTAGTCTCACCAGCTTCGCATTGGGTGTGTGGGTGTACCAAAGAACCGGGTTAGTTACCCAGTTCGCACTGATTTATTTGTTTACTACCCTACCGCTTGTCGTCGTTTCTCCCGTAGCGGGCGCTCTCGCAGACCGGTGGAACCGACAGCGAGTCATGTTCTTTAGCGACTTAGGGGCTGGTCTCAGCACCCTGGCGATCGCTCTGCTCCTGTTTGCCGATCAACTGGAAGTCTGGCACATCTACCTGGCAACGGCTGTTAGCTCTGTCTGTAGAGCCTTCCAATGGCCAGCCTATACCGCCATGTCCACGCTGCTGGTGCCTAAGCAGCACCTCCATCGCATCAGCGGACTGAGCCAGATGGCACAATCAGTTTCCGAACTAATCTCGCCAGTGGTGGCGGGCGTGCTAGTTGTAACAATTCAGCTTCAAGGCGTAGTCCTAGTGGACTTCGCCACCTTCCTCTTTGCCCTGATGACGTTACTTAGCGTCCGCTTACCCAACCCCGAAATCAATGCTGCTAACTCAGGTAAGAAAACCTTGCTGCTAAGCGAAATTGCTTACGGCTGGAATTATATTATAGCCCGACCTGGGCTTTTAGGGTTGCAGATTTTCTTGGCGGCTATTAACTTCTTCCAAGGAGCCGTTGAGGTCTTAGCCGCGCCGTTAGTTATGTCCTTGGTTTCAACTGCCGTCCTTGGTATCGTGGTTTCTATCATCAGCAGTGGCATGGTAATCGGCAGCTTGGTGATGAGCATCTGGGGAGGACCACAACGTCGCATCAATAGCATATTTGGCTTCACACTGCTAAACGGACTGAGCATAATGGTTACTGGGCTAAAGCCCTCAGCTCTACTTGTTACTGTCGCCATCTTCCTCGTTTGTTTAGGTGTGCCAATTATCTACGGCTCTAGCCAAGTAATAATGCAACAAAAAGTCGCGCTTGATGTGCAGGGAAGGGTTTTCGCTTTGAGTAAAATGATTGCGGGAACTACTTTACCACTTGCTTATCTTGTCGCCGGACCTTTGGCAGACAAAGTCTTCGAGCCCCTGATGACCATTAACGGACCGCTAGCAAGCAGCATTGGACAGATCATCGGCGTCGGCAAAGGGCGCGGCATTGCCTTACTGTTCATCGTCTTAGGAGTGCTGACGATGCTGGCGACAGTTGCCGCCTACCAGTATCCCCGCTTGCGATGGGTGGAGGATGAACTGCCGGATGCAATTGCCAAGCCTGTTGCAGAGCAAAGTACTGCTGACAAAGTTCATATTAGAACCGACTGA
- a CDS encoding CARDB domain-containing protein: MDTLLPDLVIDFGNIKEPTIFPEEQGKVEVVVSNQGQTTFTGPLTFDIYASTNSVLDDSPLNTLNPKLEGTDELLGNLNARRVDLAPGESRTFTINFADPEFRTPSVVSPGAYHLLAKVDPGNDVVESNETNNVTSAFVSTPGTDVVLDWNSTLFNAIQANNIKLAQGNPEADAALDSRNAAIVHAAIYDAVNAIDQSYSSYFVNIDPSKAAGASLEAAVVGAAYQTLIDLYPGEAAAFEAQRLRSLAEIPDGAAEDAGFNLGVDVANQILKLRENDGLAEAVAVVYTEKPAPGVWRPTPTRGETTPNFGEAVLPGWGNITPFAISSVEDVLQGTRVDGPPSLDSAQYAAELKQVRLLGGLENTDVTRITRTPEQTEIAKFWSYDRLDTFGEPYNLIAQDVALQQGNTLAENARLFALLNFATADAGLVAFDVKYTYNQWRPITGIREGDTDGNPNTIQDTNWQPLLDTPPFPDYIAAHSAIGAAAAQILASFYGTDNISYSIPSQELPGVARSFGSFSEFAQENSISRLYGGIHLPSSNQDGLTAGIAVGNYVFDNILV, translated from the coding sequence ATGGACACACTTTTACCAGACCTCGTTATCGATTTCGGCAACATTAAGGAGCCCACAATTTTTCCTGAAGAACAGGGGAAAGTGGAAGTTGTTGTCTCCAATCAAGGTCAAACAACGTTCACAGGACCTCTAACCTTCGACATTTACGCATCAACAAACTCAGTTCTGGATGATTCACCCTTAAATACCCTTAATCCCAAACTGGAGGGCACAGATGAGCTATTGGGCAATCTGAATGCCAGAAGGGTTGACTTAGCGCCGGGGGAATCCCGAACTTTTACCATAAACTTTGCTGACCCTGAGTTTCGTACACCTAGTGTGGTGTCACCAGGAGCCTATCATCTGCTTGCCAAAGTTGACCCAGGCAACGACGTTGTTGAGAGCAATGAAACTAACAATGTGACCAGCGCTTTTGTCTCTACGCCTGGGACTGACGTTGTCCTCGATTGGAATTCAACTCTTTTTAATGCCATCCAGGCTAATAACATCAAGCTTGCACAGGGGAACCCCGAAGCCGATGCTGCTCTTGACTCACGCAATGCGGCGATAGTTCACGCAGCAATTTATGATGCTGTTAATGCGATTGACCAAAGCTACAGTTCTTACTTTGTCAACATAGACCCATCTAAAGCTGCAGGTGCGTCGCTCGAGGCTGCGGTAGTCGGAGCAGCGTACCAAACACTGATCGATCTTTACCCAGGAGAAGCAGCTGCATTCGAGGCACAACGGCTTAGGTCTTTGGCGGAAATCCCTGATGGCGCGGCTGAGGACGCTGGCTTTAATTTAGGAGTAGACGTTGCCAATCAAATACTTAAATTGCGGGAAAATGACGGTTTAGCAGAAGCTGTTGCTGTAGTTTACACTGAGAAACCAGCCCCTGGTGTGTGGCGACCCACTCCTACCCGAGGTGAAACAACCCCTAATTTTGGGGAGGCAGTATTGCCGGGGTGGGGCAACATTACTCCCTTTGCGATATCCAGCGTCGAAGATGTTCTACAGGGTACCAGGGTGGATGGTCCTCCAAGTTTGGATAGTGCCCAGTACGCAGCCGAACTTAAGCAAGTCCGGTTGTTGGGCGGGTTGGAGAACACAGACGTTACCAGAATCACCCGCACCCCAGAGCAAACGGAAATTGCTAAATTCTGGTCTTACGATCGCTTGGATACCTTCGGTGAGCCATACAACCTAATCGCGCAAGACGTGGCCTTGCAGCAGGGCAATACACTGGCAGAGAACGCCCGTTTGTTTGCGCTGCTGAATTTCGCCACAGCTGATGCGGGTCTTGTTGCGTTTGATGTCAAGTACACATACAATCAATGGCGACCAATTACCGGAATCCGGGAAGGTGATACTGACGGTAATCCAAACACAATTCAGGATACTAATTGGCAGCCGCTGCTAGATACCCCACCGTTTCCCGACTACATAGCGGCGCATTCTGCAATAGGTGCAGCAGCAGCTCAAATTTTGGCTTCCTTCTATGGAACCGACAATATCAGTTACAGCATCCCTTCCCAAGAATTGCCTGGTGTTGCTCGCTCGTTCGGCAGCTTTTCAGAGTTTGCTCAGGAGAATTCTATCAGCCGCCTTTACGGTGGGATTCATCTGCCCTCATCCAATCAAGACGGCTTGACAGCAGGTATAGCTGTGGGTAACTACGTATTTGATAACATCTTAGTGTAG
- the cysE gene encoding serine O-acetyltransferase encodes MLLNTLKADFQIIFERDPAAHNWLEVLFCYPGLQALFFHRVAHWLYCQRILLISRLISHLGRLLTGIEIHPGAKIGKRVFIDHGMGVVIGETAIVGDYALIYQGVTLGGTGKETGKRHPTLGQHVVVGAGAKVLGNIQIGDRVRVGAGSVVLQDIPSNCTVVGVPGRIVRCKGEPIGFFNHEKLPDREAEIICSLFNRIQVLEKEIGRLKVLLLNDKHNFKASELQQTPMNYVRNVV; translated from the coding sequence ATGCTACTAAACACTCTAAAAGCTGACTTCCAAATTATTTTTGAGCGGGATCCTGCCGCACATAATTGGTTGGAAGTGCTGTTTTGCTACCCTGGCTTGCAGGCACTGTTTTTTCATCGGGTGGCGCACTGGCTGTATTGCCAGAGGATACTACTGATTTCCCGCTTGATTTCCCACCTAGGTCGGTTATTGACCGGAATTGAGATTCACCCAGGAGCGAAAATTGGCAAGCGTGTATTCATTGACCACGGCATGGGCGTCGTGATTGGAGAAACTGCAATCGTGGGAGACTACGCTTTGATTTATCAAGGAGTTACTCTTGGTGGCACTGGTAAAGAAACAGGTAAACGCCACCCAACCCTAGGACAGCATGTCGTAGTAGGTGCTGGGGCAAAGGTTTTGGGAAATATTCAGATTGGCGATCGCGTTCGCGTAGGTGCAGGTTCTGTCGTTTTGCAAGATATTCCTTCTAATTGCACTGTAGTGGGGGTTCCGGGTCGAATTGTTCGTTGCAAAGGAGAGCCAATTGGTTTCTTTAACCATGAAAAGTTACCAGATCGAGAAGCCGAGATAATTTGCTCCTTATTTAATAGAATTCAAGTCCTGGAAAAAGAGATTGGGCGTCTGAAGGTGTTGTTGCTCAATGACAAGCACAATTTCAAAGCAAGTGAATTGCAACAGACACCTATGAACTACGTTCGTAACGTAGTATGA
- a CDS encoding ferric reductase-like transmembrane domain-containing protein, translating to MSTIDTPTLETTLGFLALVCYILTLLPTILRIVIPHTKETGILKLLLKHRRSIGILAFLFALGHGFLLVQKRRVDLFDLKTSWIYNQGLATFTIFTLLAITSNDWSRKKLKKNWKQLHKLTYLAMFLLTWHIWDKMSGHWTYLTPIGLVAIMGIIILYLFRLGIESQDKQQKKEGKAFLSQLAVKTFK from the coding sequence ATGTCAACTATAGATACACCAACCCTAGAAACAACTCTAGGATTCCTCGCATTAGTTTGCTACATTCTCACCTTATTACCTACAATTCTGAGAATTGTTATTCCGCACACAAAAGAGACTGGTATTCTCAAATTGTTACTGAAACATCGCCGTAGCATTGGTATTCTGGCTTTCTTATTTGCATTGGGACATGGGTTTCTTTTAGTACAAAAAAGACGTGTAGATTTATTCGACTTAAAGACAAGTTGGATTTATAACCAAGGATTAGCCACCTTTACAATTTTTACACTTCTAGCTATCACTTCTAATGATTGGAGTAGAAAAAAGCTCAAGAAAAATTGGAAGCAATTGCATAAACTTACTTACTTAGCCATGTTTCTTTTAACTTGGCATATTTGGGACAAAATGTCCGGTCATTGGACATACTTAACTCCCATTGGTCTGGTGGCAATTATGGGGATAATAATTTTATACCTGTTTAGACTCGGAATTGAAAGTCAGGATAAACAGCAAAAGAAAGAGGGTAAAGCATTCCTATCTCAGCTTGCAGTAAAAACATTTAAGTAG
- a CDS encoding WD40 repeat domain-containing protein, which yields MLKHINGKIWVGIVITTMTAVVGLSWSKSLSQTQLAYSSQSLLTTHLSRTLRGNTAWIYAIAISPDGKTLASGSYDRKIKIWNLQTDKLLHTFKGHADAVVSLSISPDGKTLASGSWDNRIRLWNLKNGELLRTFSGHSDDVESVAISRDGKTLVSGSWDRTVKVWNISTGEVRSSFYHTNAVKAVAISPDGQLLASSTKDGKIMIWQLAGGILKTSLAAHNRAVSALAFSPDGKQLASGSDDRTIKVWNPQGQLPHVLTGHNNAVWSVAFSPNGQQLASGSYDRTIKLWNLKTGQLLDTFTGHNKAVWSVAFNPQDNTLVSGSADETIKIWQLAKPPLKPLSHLRF from the coding sequence ATGTTAAAGCATATTAATGGGAAAATTTGGGTAGGAATAGTAATAACAACAATGACGGCTGTTGTTGGATTAAGTTGGTCTAAATCGCTTTCACAAACACAGCTTGCGTACTCTTCTCAATCTTTACTTACCACTCATCTTTCTCGCACCCTTAGAGGAAATACGGCTTGGATTTATGCGATCGCCATTAGCCCAGACGGTAAAACTTTAGCCAGTGGCAGTTACGATCGCAAGATTAAGATTTGGAATCTGCAAACTGACAAATTACTCCATACCTTCAAGGGACATGCTGATGCAGTTGTATCACTCAGTATTAGTCCAGATGGCAAAACGTTAGCTAGTGGTAGTTGGGACAACCGGATTAGGTTGTGGAATCTAAAAAATGGGGAGTTGCTCCGCACTTTCTCTGGACATTCTGATGATGTTGAATCTGTTGCTATCAGCCGAGATGGGAAGACTTTAGTAAGTGGCAGTTGGGATCGGACAGTCAAAGTCTGGAATATTAGTACTGGAGAGGTACGGAGCAGTTTTTATCACACAAATGCAGTAAAAGCGGTTGCCATTAGTCCTGATGGGCAGTTGCTTGCCAGTAGTACTAAAGATGGAAAAATCATGATTTGGCAATTGGCTGGCGGCATATTGAAAACCTCCTTAGCGGCACACAATCGGGCTGTTTCAGCGTTGGCTTTTAGCCCTGATGGAAAGCAACTTGCTAGTGGTAGTGATGACCGAACAATTAAGGTGTGGAATCCGCAGGGGCAGTTGCCGCACGTCCTAACTGGACATAATAATGCAGTTTGGTCTGTGGCTTTTAGCCCCAATGGGCAGCAACTCGCTAGTGGTAGTTACGATCGGACAATTAAATTGTGGAATCTCAAAACAGGGCAGTTGTTAGACACTTTCACCGGACATAACAAAGCAGTTTGGTCTGTGGCTTTCAATCCGCAAGATAATACCCTTGTTAGTGGCAGTGCAGATGAGACTATCAAGATTTGGCAGCTAGCGAAACCGCCTTTAAAGCCACTGTCGCATTTGCGATTTTAG
- a CDS encoding carbon-nitrogen hydrolase family protein — MKSYLAAAIQMTSVPNLQKNLAQAEELIELAVRQGATLVGLPENFSFMGEVNDKLAQAEAIATASEKFLKKMAQRFQITILGGGFPVTVDNTRKVYNTALLVSPNGQELTRYHKTHLFDVNISDGNTYRESSTVMAGKHLPSVYFSEELGNIGLSVCYDVRFPELYRHIASKGGDIIFVPAAFTALTGKDHWQVLLQARAIENTCYVIAPAQTGFNYARRQTHGHAMIIDPWGVILADADDKPGVAIAEINPSRLEQVRSQMPSLQHRVFT, encoded by the coding sequence ATGAAATCTTATCTAGCCGCTGCTATTCAAATGACTAGTGTGCCCAATCTACAAAAAAACTTGGCTCAGGCAGAGGAATTAATCGAACTTGCCGTGCGTCAGGGTGCTACATTGGTTGGTTTACCAGAAAACTTTTCCTTCATGGGAGAAGTGAATGACAAACTCGCTCAAGCGGAAGCGATCGCCACTGCGAGCGAAAAATTCCTCAAAAAAATGGCTCAGCGCTTTCAAATTACCATCCTAGGCGGTGGCTTTCCAGTTACCGTAGACAACACGAGAAAAGTATATAACACTGCCTTACTCGTCAGTCCCAATGGTCAAGAACTCACCCGCTACCACAAGACACATCTATTTGATGTTAACATCTCCGACGGCAACACCTATCGAGAATCCAGCACTGTTATGGCTGGCAAACACCTACCTTCGGTCTATTTTTCGGAAGAACTGGGTAATATAGGGCTTTCTGTTTGCTACGATGTCCGCTTCCCTGAACTATATCGACACATAGCATCTAAAGGTGGGGATATAATATTTGTTCCCGCAGCCTTTACTGCTCTCACTGGCAAAGACCACTGGCAAGTGCTACTGCAAGCGAGAGCCATTGAAAATACCTGCTATGTCATTGCTCCCGCCCAAACCGGATTCAACTACGCCCGCCGCCAAACCCACGGACACGCGATGATTATCGATCCTTGGGGAGTGATTTTAGCCGATGCTGACGATAAACCAGGAGTGGCGATCGCCGAAATCAACCCCTCTCGTCTAGAACAAGTCCGCAGCCAAATGCCCTCCCTGCAACACCGAGTATTCACATAG
- a CDS encoding glutathione S-transferase family protein has protein sequence MTSLELYHFPDSLCSQKVRLALAEKGIEWKSHIVNLLTFENLKPDYVRINPKAVVPTLVDDGKVVCNSAIIVRHLDKNFPEHRLTPVEETLTEKMTKWIDLQDAFPMRELIYHNLKGFSGIVARRSMRMKKDLVAKLMRENPNLHTQYAAKLEDVKNWNATVDDRAQVAAINGRMNEILDQLENELRKSDWLCGANYSLADLVWTAVLHYLEQVKLDTLWRNGRRPALAAYIARLKARPSFKEAIQDYLAPKVMEPIVIAGLRRIFLGF, from the coding sequence ATGACAAGCCTAGAACTCTATCACTTCCCCGATTCACTATGTTCCCAGAAAGTGCGGCTAGCTTTGGCTGAAAAAGGTATTGAGTGGAAAAGCCACATCGTCAATTTACTTACCTTTGAAAATCTCAAGCCAGATTACGTTCGGATCAACCCAAAGGCGGTAGTACCGACTTTAGTCGATGACGGTAAAGTGGTGTGCAACTCAGCTATTATTGTTCGCCATCTCGACAAAAATTTCCCAGAACACAGACTGACACCGGTAGAAGAAACGCTGACGGAAAAGATGACCAAATGGATCGACCTTCAGGACGCTTTTCCGATGCGCGAATTGATTTACCACAACCTGAAAGGATTTAGTGGAATTGTGGCGCGTCGATCAATGCGGATGAAAAAAGACCTTGTTGCCAAACTGATGCGTGAAAATCCAAATCTTCACACTCAATATGCAGCAAAGCTAGAAGACGTAAAGAATTGGAACGCGACGGTTGACGATCGGGCGCAGGTAGCAGCTATAAACGGGCGAATGAATGAAATTCTTGACCAACTTGAGAACGAACTTAGGAAAAGCGATTGGCTTTGTGGAGCTAATTATTCGCTTGCTGACTTGGTCTGGACGGCGGTACTACACTATCTAGAGCAGGTTAAGCTTGACACTCTCTGGCGCAACGGACGACGTCCAGCGCTCGCTGCGTATATCGCACGTCTCAAAGCTCGACCTAGCTTTAAGGAAGCGATTCAAGATTACCTTGCGCCCAAAGTGATGGAACCGATTGTTATAGCTGGTTTGCGAAGGATTTTTCTCGGTTTTTGA
- the acpP gene encoding acyl carrier protein codes for MDDVKAKIQCSRLKNQEVFEKVRVILVDKLKIEPDKVTPTANFINDLGTDSLDTLELVMALEDAFKIKIANEVAEKLLTVQQTIDYICQKIEVSI; via the coding sequence ATGGACGATGTAAAAGCAAAAATTCAGTGTAGCCGCTTGAAGAACCAGGAAGTTTTTGAAAAAGTGCGAGTCATTCTTGTAGATAAACTAAAAATTGAGCCAGACAAAGTAACTCCAACAGCCAATTTTATCAATGACTTGGGAACTGATTCTTTAGATACATTAGAACTGGTCATGGCTTTGGAAGATGCTTTCAAGATTAAAATTGCCAATGAAGTTGCTGAAAAACTGTTGACAGTACAACAAACCATCGATTACATCTGCCAAAAAATTGAGGTATCTATTTAA
- a CDS encoding glycosyl hydrolase family 18 protein, whose protein sequence is MMMSIYEAKKLAVNNFSSLQGWNSFDSYPRQIADVNGDGRDDVIGFRDDAIYVSLGESNGTFGSAFVARNDYYTTNAGGWTSFNSYPRQLADVNGDGRADIVGFGYDNVYVSLGESNGTFGSAFVARNDYYTTNAGGWNSFDQYPRQLADVNGDGRADIVGFGYDNVYVSLGQSNGTFGSAFVARNDTFSASQGGWTSFDQYPRQLGDVNGDGRADIVGFEYDNILVSLGQSNGTFGQAFVAKDDGFTVSKGGWNSFDQYPRQVADVNGDGRADIVGFGYDAVYVSLGQSNGTFGSVSVAKNDDFTVSQGGWTSFGSRTRQLGDVNGDGRADIVGFAQDGTYVALAKNQTSGGNNQYVVGGYLPSWTISSATNPASIPANKLTHLFYAFADIDAQGNVKLHQDGLDGDIDVLKSIKTQNPNLKILVSIGGAADPDFSPVASSTQSRTNFVQSAIKFMKDNGFDGIDIDWEFPKKQENNDYLQLLSELRQQLNNTSAADGKNYQLTTALSASPYQLSPSDYGDSPYDLNATVLKTTSQYVDFINVMSYDYHGPWEQTTNHQAALYKSTNDQSYNSSKLNVDWAIKQYLNAGVEAKDIVLGVPLYSYSWTGVNPGASNDGLLQSGTPVKDAILYKDLYSKVGTNGYQRYWDDSAKVPYVYNSQIKEFSTYEDKQSVLGKVDYVEQQKLGGMFFWHLGGDLPISSPDSLVNVAASNLMT, encoded by the coding sequence ATGATGATGAGCATTTATGAAGCAAAAAAGTTGGCGGTCAATAATTTTAGCTCTTTACAAGGATGGAATAGCTTTGATTCCTATCCGCGTCAAATAGCTGATGTCAATGGAGATGGTCGAGATGACGTTATCGGTTTTAGAGATGATGCTATCTATGTATCTTTAGGTGAAAGCAATGGCACTTTCGGTTCAGCTTTTGTAGCCAGGAACGATTACTACACCACCAATGCAGGAGGATGGACAAGCTTTAATTCCTATCCGCGTCAGCTAGCCGATGTCAACGGAGATGGTCGAGCTGATATTGTTGGTTTTGGATATGACAATGTCTATGTATCTTTAGGTGAAAGCAATGGCACTTTCGGTTCGGCTTTTGTAGCCAGGAACGATTACTACACTACCAATGCAGGAGGATGGAATAGCTTTGACCAATATCCACGTCAGCTAGCCGATGTCAACGGAGATGGCCGAGCTGATATTGTTGGTTTTGGATATGACAATGTCTATGTATCTTTAGGTCAAAGCAATGGCACTTTCGGTTCGGCTTTTGTAGCCAGGAATGACACTTTTAGTGCAAGCCAAGGGGGATGGACAAGCTTTGACCAATATCCGCGCCAGCTAGGTGATGTGAACGGAGATGGACGGGCTGATATTGTTGGTTTTGAATATGACAATATCCTTGTATCTCTAGGTCAAAGCAATGGGACTTTTGGTCAGGCTTTTGTGGCTAAGGATGATGGCTTTACTGTCAGTAAAGGAGGATGGAATAGCTTTGACCAATATCCGCGTCAAGTAGCTGATGTCAACGGAGATGGTCGAGCTGATATTGTTGGTTTTGGATATGATGCTGTCTATGTATCTCTAGGTCAAAGCAATGGAACTTTTGGTTCGGTGTCTGTTGCTAAAAACGATGATTTTACAGTTAGTCAAGGCGGATGGACTAGCTTTGGTTCGCGAACGCGCCAGCTTGGTGATGTGAATGGAGATGGTCGAGCTGATATTGTTGGTTTTGCTCAAGATGGTACTTATGTAGCTTTAGCAAAAAATCAGACATCTGGAGGAAACAATCAATATGTTGTAGGTGGGTACTTACCATCTTGGACTATTAGTAGTGCTACTAATCCAGCCAGCATTCCGGCTAATAAACTAACGCATTTGTTCTATGCTTTTGCAGATATCGATGCACAAGGTAATGTTAAACTGCATCAAGATGGTTTGGATGGTGATATTGACGTACTTAAATCCATTAAGACTCAAAATCCCAACCTCAAAATTCTTGTTTCTATCGGTGGTGCAGCAGACCCTGATTTCTCCCCTGTAGCTTCTAGCACCCAGTCTAGGACAAATTTTGTCCAGTCTGCCATCAAATTCATGAAGGATAATGGTTTCGATGGCATTGATATTGACTGGGAGTTTCCAAAGAAGCAGGAAAATAATGATTACCTTCAATTGCTCAGCGAACTACGTCAACAACTTAATAACACATCTGCTGCGGACGGTAAGAATTATCAACTAACGACTGCTCTTTCTGCTTCTCCCTATCAATTGTCTCCGTCAGATTACGGTGATAGCCCTTACGATTTAAACGCAACAGTTTTGAAAACAACTTCCCAGTATGTTGATTTTATCAACGTTATGAGTTATGACTACCACGGTCCTTGGGAACAAACAACTAACCATCAAGCTGCTTTGTACAAAAGTACCAATGACCAATCTTATAACAGCAGTAAATTAAATGTTGATTGGGCAATTAAACAATATTTAAATGCTGGTGTTGAAGCTAAAGATATTGTCCTTGGGGTTCCTCTCTATAGTTACAGCTGGACAGGAGTTAATCCCGGAGCTAGCAATGATGGTCTGCTTCAAAGCGGTACTCCAGTAAAAGACGCAATTTTATATAAAGACCTTTACAGTAAGGTAGGTACAAATGGGTATCAACGTTACTGGGATGATAGTGCAAAAGTTCCCTATGTTTATAATTCTCAGATAAAAGAGTTTAGTACCTATGAAGATAAACAATCAGTTCTGGGGAAAGTTGATTATGTTGAACAACAAAAACTTGGTGGAATGTTCTTCTGGCATCTGGGCGGTGACTTGCCAATTAGTAGTCCTGATTCATTGGTCAATGTTGCTGCTTCTAACTTAATGACATAA